GGCGGCCGTGGCGGCCGGGCACTCCGCCGCCGGCGCCGATCGACCCGGACCTGCCGAGCGCGGACATCCGCATCGGGTACGCGCGGTGCTCGACCCTCGGGCAGGAACTCGACTCCCAGCTCGACGCGCTCGCCAAGCACGGCATCCCGCGCGACAAGATCTTCAGCGAGAAGATCAGCACCCGGGTTCGGGTCCGGCCGAAGTTCGAGGAGGCGCTGCGGACGGCGCGGGAGGTCAAGGCGCACGCCCCGCACTGCCGGGTCATCTTCACCGTGTACGAGATGAAGCGGCTCGGCCGCGACGCCGCCGAGCTCACCGCCCTCGCCGACCACCTCACCGCCCACGGCCTGGTCCTGGAGATGCTCGCCGGGCCCCTGCCCGGCATCTACGACCCCACCGGCCCCGGAAAGCTCCTGTTCGCGTTCTTCGCCGCGATGGCGGAGACCGAGCGGGAGAACATCCGCGAGTCCACGCTGGAAGGACTCGACACCGCGGCCCGCAAGGGCAAGCACGGCGGCCGGCCCCCGGTCATCACCGATGACATGCTCCACACCGTGCTCCGGCGCCGCGCGGGCGGCGAGTCCGTCGAACAGATCCAGCCCGACCTGATCATTCCCACCGGCAAGCGCAAAGGACAGAACCCCTCCGTCGCCAGCATCTACCGGGCGCTCGCCGCACACGCCAAGCGCGAGGCGTACCCCGAGGCCGTCGAGCAGGCCCACGCCGACTTCGCCGTCCTCCAGGTCGGCGAAGTCCCCGGACCCCGCCCCGCTATCCTGACCGAGCGTCACTCTGATTGCAGAGAGCTACTTGTCACTTCACCGTAGCTTCGGGAGAACAGGGCCTCATCCACCGCTGTCCTGTCGCATTGAAGCTGTCGGATTCTCACCGCTTCTCGTTCGCGCTGTCGGATTCTCAGTGTGTCGCGCGCTGAGCGGCGACGTTTGCCCCATACGTGGGGTTTGATCTCA
The nucleotide sequence above comes from Streptomyces sp. NBC_01216. Encoded proteins:
- a CDS encoding recombinase family protein encodes the protein MTDHQQPSPADRSAADDVEQHACPKCDAQPGSPCRSRGGAVASAYHTRRFTMVPRLKKALRVPTPADRGPGRPWRPGTPPPAPIDPDLPSADIRIGYARCSTLGQELDSQLDALAKHGIPRDKIFSEKISTRVRVRPKFEEALRTAREVKAHAPHCRVIFTVYEMKRLGRDAAELTALADHLTAHGLVLEMLAGPLPGIYDPTGPGKLLFAFFAAMAETERENIRESTLEGLDTAARKGKHGGRPPVITDDMLHTVLRRRAGGESVEQIQPDLIIPTGKRKGQNPSVASIYRALAAHAKREAYPEAVEQAHADFAVLQVGEVPGPRPAILTERHSDCRELLVTSP